The sequence ttcgccaaggactaaccgcctaaattctttttctgtctctcttctcccttttccaaaagaacgaaggactaactgcctgaattcttgtgtctcccttctcccttgtcaaagaattcaaaacgacacagtctgagaattcttttgattcttccctttcccttatacaaaagtattcaaaggactaaccgcctaagaattcttttgtatccccattcacaaagtatcaaaggtttaaccgcctcagatctttgtcttaacacattggagggtacattctttgtggtacaagtagagggtacatctacttgggtttgactgagaataagagagggtacatctcttgtggatcagttctagtggagggtacatccactaggttcaaagagaacaagggaggatacatcccttgtggatctttgcttgtaaaaggatttttacatggttgaaagaaatttcaagaaccgcaggtcgcttggggactggatgtaggcacgggttgctgccgaaccagtataaaaactcttgtgtgtttgtctccttcttccctactcttttactttccgctgtgtattttaatttccgcttttacttttggttaagtttctcttctactcatcattctcttaacaacatagtaaaagccttagaagagtaaatttttaattagtaaaggtttaagaataattaattcaacccccttcttaattattctgaggccactcaatCCAACAATGCTCTATTGTTACttctcttgtttattttttattttatgatttactcCTTCCTTTTAATTGTTGCATGTGACATACTTTGAATAATATGAATATGATAACGCTTTAGGGATGTTAATGTTGGATCTGAAAATTCAGAAACTGTCACCTAATGATTGTGTCAGTGCAATGATATTTACAGTTCATCACTTTGTAAAACTAAATATTGTTTCTCAGAAATGATATTTAGACAATTGACCACTTTgtgaaacataaatgaaaacaATGACATGCATAAAGATGTTAACAAAGTTGTTATTGTTGCATTTTCCTGATGGCCAaattacttcaattttttttttatttcctctattttcctttttctttatttggatTTTGGAGGATACGAAAGTATCACTgcttatattttccttttttgtttatttggagGATACCAAACTAAAGGTTGATGGTCTATATGTTGTTATTGGATTCTTGGTTTAATCAGGAGCCTTAGGATCGGAACCACAACTTGCAAGGACCAATTCCTAATTTCAGCAGGATATCACACCTTACTTATCTGTAAGTTTAGTTAGCTTAGTTTATGAATTAACTATTTTGGATTCCATATGAAGACAAGCGCCTGCACCTGACAAAATGACGAGTTAGATGTCATGTACATGTTTAAAAGATCGTCCAAGACTATTTGATATTGTTTGTACTAATTTCTGTTTGTGTATATTCTAGTGACCTGAGTTTCAATCAGTTGAATGAATCAGGTTTCgttttatataaaacaaaataaacatttaaaaagaaaataaagatgatttttagtaaaaatcgtcttagaaacatgatattctaagacgattttttcttaaaaccgtcttagaataccaacatttttaaacaataaataaaaaaatttaagacagTTTCTAAGGAAATCGATGTAGTAAGCAACATACGAAGATTGTTAAAAAACTATTGTGAACAGTAAATATTATTCACGAAGGCAATTTCAAAGACAGTTTGAGAACTGTCATGAAATATACTAAAAACAaatgttgaaaatatttttctagtgGCTTTAACTATTTTACAGTTTGTTGAAGATGATATGCATTatgtttagttttttgttttgttcgaTTCCTAGCTAATacagaatttaaaatataaagaaaaaaataagcgATAGCTAGATAAGATAGAGATGTGATGACACGAAGTTCAGATAGTCTAATGATTAATATCTTCGGttaaacatatattttgttttacattttcatgtcatatattttattcatttaatatttacacTCTTGATCTATTTTATTcaatatcttaaattaattaaagagctCGAGCAATAGAATAATaacctttgattttttttttatcaaaaaaaaaaaaacgtttgaCTTTACCATACCGATATCCTTTTTTAGGTTTCTTCTTGTTAATTGCAATTAGATAATAAGGGCCGTAAGTGCTTAACCTggagttaaatttattttctgtcACTTTGAAATAGAAGATAGcagaagttattattattttctcacGTCAAAAGTAAGTAGAAAAATGAACAAGAAGAAGATATTTGGAAAATTAGGAAGGAAACAATTGCATCAGTGACCACGCATCAAGACACATGAGAAAATTAACtagagttaattaattaattaactcttGGTCTCAATCTCATGATGATGAACACTTTGGAGCTGGCACAGGCGGAGGCACAGAGGGGCCTACGGGGTCCATGGTCTGTTCTTTCAAGATTTTTAAACTCTTATAATATTAGGAGATATTGTATATGAACAAATATTAGATGATGTTATAACACGCTGTAGGAGAGGTTCATAGCAGCAGTATACTCGGTTATTTCTTATTGGACACACTATACAGGGAATTTGTCATACTTTCTCTTAGTTTGGTTTAGCTAGTATTAATATGTTGCGGTTTTGTTTTGTAATGGGTTCAATGAGTCTGGATGTTTTTTGATAGAGACTGAGTTTTATGTGTTGTGTGAAGTTGTCATGTTATATTTATAGGTTGTGTTTGTGTAATTTCTTGGTATAATTTTCTGTGGTTGATAATTTGGTCACACCTTCTCAGaaattttaatccttttatttataatataattataattataatataatttttttaaaaaaaattctgatcatatataaaaaaaaaaattataaggaccaaaatgaataattaaattttttttattaaaacattttatctaaaagttaaaattcATGATACATTTATacaagtattaattaattttttttatattagccCCCTTACATAGAAATTCTAGCTCCGCCCTTACTGGtggtgtatatatatacatctcAGAAGAGAAAAACTTTCTTAACTGGAGTAAGGTGGTGGCTTAGGCATATCCTTGACAATTCCGCATAGAAGCTGGGTCTCTGGGAGGTTGTACTCATCCCTTAGAGACCTGTTTGGAGACAAGACACTCACATACAACTGTTGTCCCAGGTAACGATTCTCTGCCATCTCCGACCTCAAGTTCCACATTCCAGCGTTGTCAAAGGTTAACATGATTGCTGCCCAAGAGTTAGGGAACACTTGAATGGTGTGCCTGCTTATAGCATCAAGAAGGTTGTAGTTCTTCCTCTTCTCTGGGGTCCACTTCCCTGGCTCAACCCTACAAAATTCATTCATTTCAACAACCAAACAATATCAACACATCGATAcaatacaataataattattggGATCCTCAGTCCGCATGCTAAATGTCTTGTTTTACCATTAGGCCATGCGAATAAGGTTTGATCCCAATACAAAAATACTCAACATCAATATCAATACTTAAGGATTAAGGTTTAGGGTTTTGAAAGACTTACGCGAGAGCGAAGAAAGAATAGCCGTCAAGGTTGTAGGACTGAATGACCTTGCCAGGGTTCTCGAAGATGACTTCGATGAAGTCACGGAAGGTGGCGTTGATGACGTTGGGAGCGACGGTGAGGTCAGGGAAGGCGGTGTCGGGGGAGTCGGAGATGAGATTGTACTTGAAGACCTTATCGGCGACGCCATAGTACTCGGCAAGCTTGAGAGGTGTTTGGGTGTCGACGTGGGAGACGCCATTGAGTCCATAACGGAGCTTGCCGTTGGCCCTGCTAACGGTGTTGACCAACTTGATGGTGCGGGTGATGTTAATTTGACCGTAGTGGTATGAGCCCTGAGGGTTGGGCCTGGCAGCACTAGCGGTTAGGTTCCAACGGAAGGAGCGGAATTGGTTAATAGACCAAGCCCAGCCTTGGGGTGCGGGTGGAAGCCCGCCGGATGCGGGCCCCACGCCATTCGAGTAACGAATCACGCGCGTGGCGGTGAGAACCTTCTTCGTGAAGCGCGTGGAGGCGACCATGAAGTAGTCCTTGGGCTCCTGGTCGGCGGTCACGAGGACAGTGTAGCACTGTCCGACGTGGACGTCGAGGGAGTCGTAGTTGTTTTGAACCACGTGGGACCCTTCGGTCTCAACGAGCTTCAAGGGGTGGCCTTGGATCCTGAAGTTGAGGGAGTCTTTGAGCCCAACATTGCAGATTCTGTACTTGTAAGTCTTCCCGGGCTCCATGGTGTAAAGGGGCTCAAGCCCACCATTCTTGCCGTTAATGTGGACCCCAACGGGCCTGCCGATGCTGCGCCCGCTATCCAACTTCTGTTTCAAGGCAGTGTGGCTCTTGCCGAACCAGTCGCCGATGAGCACCCAATACTCATCGGCGGGATCGGCATAGGGCACTGGAATCAACAGACGACTGAAGATCCTCAAACCCCCGAATCCACCGATTGCGCGTTGCAAGCCGGTGGTCGGGTAGTAGAAGTAAGTTCCAATTTGATCCTTAACCTAAAAGGGAGacccaaaaacaaaaacaaaaataagacgAATAGAGTATAtctattaaaatataatcatacaaaaatatatataccacCTGAAAGTGATAGGTATAATTGGTTCCTGGGGCAATGGGGCACTGGACACCCAATGTACCATCTTGCCAGGAGTTCTTCCTGTGTTGGACACCATGCCATGTGAACAAGAGGGGCTCGTCGAGGTTGTTGAAGACATTGATGACAACATTGTTGTTGCTGGTGGAGTTGATTTCAGGGCCGGGGAAATGGCCATTGATGAGGATACCCTGCTGGGGAACACCCATAGGGGCAATGGTACCATATGTCACTTTCCATGTGTAGTAAATATAAGGGTCCTCGCTCCTAACCGATGCTGCCATCAGGCAAAGCATCAGTGCCATCGTCCAAGTCCAAACCCTACCCATTATTTTTTTCCGTACGTCAAgaaatgccatttttttttttttggattcaacCCTTTCCTATctgcttcctttttttattttttttttaattttattttgaagaagataaTTATTCTTCttctagcttcttttttttctggacCCTGGACCTTCACCTTTTATACCCCATTGTGCCAACGAATTCCATGAATTCGATCATTCTTCGATCGTTTTTTAACGAAGTTGTCTCTCAACCAATAATATCCTTCTTTGGTGCGCCTTGCATGTCGCTAACACGTTACGCACTTCATCGTTCGCTCTTTGACCTACTTTCTGTTTCCTCTTCTACGGtttagaatttttctttggaCAATGTTTTTGGGAGTTTGGGCTGGGAAGAAAAATAACAAGCTAGAATTCAACCTAACCcaattcataaaccaatttTATCCAATATGAACAAAAAACCGATaaccaaataaactaaaaattgaaaagataatttttttttaaaaaaatcattttttatttaattggattggattttaaatttgaatttaaaaaataattcaacctAACCCAAAGTGAACTTGCAGcgcatgtatattttttttattcataaatttataatatcattcatatttttattttttacatatttttaaaactaccaCATATATAACTTATacctatttatgaaaaataggtttagctaaagaatttttttactatttatttaagatgtgtaaatatactattattattagttatatagtgacaatataaatgaaatatttattattttaaattacttttattataCATATCTTATTTAAGAtgtgtaaatatattattattagttatatagtgataatataaatgaaatatttattattttaaattatttttattatatatttttttttatttaatattttaaataaaaaataaaaataagaataaaataaaaaactgatCCAATTTGATCCAATTTAAACTGCTTTAAATTAGATCCAAtgatatcaaattaaaatttaaaatttaattggatgataaatcaacaaaattaaaatgattacatcaaattatttttatgttcaaaatcaatcaaatttaatCCGCAAACAACTCAACGGGAAACTAAATTTACAACTTCCATTCCCGTTTCATTATTCACACTTAtgaattaaaatactaaaaattacatattataaAGTTCCATATTTAAgaaactaagtttttttttttttaatttgacacCATTCagttaaaactaaaatataataaaattgtcaTATAACTTAAGTATATTCATATCTTTTAATCCATTATCAGAAATTAAGTTATAcgaaattctttattttttttagcttcGGTTTAATTTTGAGCTTTCCCACTAAAAGATGTATATTCTttacaaaaatcataaattttaaaatgtcgTTTGGCTACTATTGAAAAATTtagcattttaaattttgttatatatagtagaataaatatttttaaaagtattgtttaattattattcagatattattcaatttaaaagttaataagaatagaaataaattaatttttgcataatataacaagaattaaaaaatattatatagtaaGTGAAAACTCTATCACATGGGGAATATTTATAAGTCTGGAAGTTTGTTGATAGTTTTTACACTACAAATTACAAAAGGCATGCATATTccaatattttaagtttaaattttgtttccattactatatatatatatatatatatatatttaaaattctatGTTTAATGTGATCATTTTTTCACAATAACAAAAGTTGTTACTTGATAAAATATCCGCccctatttttaaaaagaaaagattatttaaattactataaaaatagtttatggtctcttaaaatttgttaaaaatattaaaaaaaatatacaaaaggagagaaagagagaccgGCATAGGTATGATATGTAATATgatataataagaaaagagaaattataAGCATTAATGAAGTGTTAAAATTTGTAATGTTGAgatgtttatatataattacaagTCAAAAAGTTATCATctagttatttgtttttttcatataatattatttttttcattcttataaaGCTGAGAAATTATGCATATTAATAAATTGTTTGTGATGTTGAGGTGTCTACTTATAACTGAAAAATATTAccatataattatttcttttctcatataatattattttttacacaatatagatatacacatttttatttataaaaatattaaatatatataatatcatttttattaaattatttgttttatttcttagCCTCTCTCCAACTGAATTTCTGGCTCCGTTCTTGACAACATTTTAAAGCAATATTGTATTATGGTTTTAAACATTAACTTCTGAATTTGGTTTCCTTACCGATTTTATCCCATATATTGTATGCATAAAATGACACCAAAATTGTTTCATTGctgaaacaaaattatttataatataattataattataacataATCTTTCAttgctgttaaaaaaaactctcatatcatatataaaactattttacttttctaagttctcttccatatttttttttattaaaacactTTATCTAAAATTCAATATTCTCTTCATTTCTAATTTAtagtctctattttttttaatgatacatttatattttgataatttatctAAATATTTATCATCTGTGATTCATTTACCCAAGTATTTTTACGTATTTTTCATGTGACTCaattatctttctttcttttttagttttttcttcttttggctCTTATGTGTTAATTACACTTGATCATTAGTATTTCTCTCATgcttaacataattatatattcatttttctccTAAAAAACATTTAGttatatctttaaaattatataattatcatggatgtaaaattttaaatgttcttttataagtcataatttttttatattaacccCTTACATAAAAATCCTAGCtccaccctgatatatatatatatatatatatatatatatatatatatatatatatatatcagaagAGAAAAACTCTCTTCGTAAGGTGGTGGCTTAggcatatcattttatttataatataattataattataatataatctttcattgttgtatgatagaattaattttttttccctctctctcggaaatttaatttaatagctGTATGATAGGCATTACGGAATTTAACGAACAAGGAGGGTACTGATATCACAGTTTTTTTTAGGGTCCTTGATATAATTAAGactgatataaaaataaaaaattttcttaAAGGGTGCTTGATATAGTTAAATATACCATTATTATTAAAGtagttaaatatatatacttaaattTACTGTGGATAGCTCCTGCTTTGaatatcataaattattcaGTTTTACaacaaattaagttcaatattTGTAACAAGAGTAACTTAATTAACTTATTCAGATaaggatttcttttttttttttttttcattcatcaaaTGATGATTTTTTAGATGAAGGAAATTCTATCGGAACAAATAAATATGCCTAATTTTAGTTTCCTTACCGATATTATCCCATATATTGTATGCATAAAATGGCACCAAAGTTGTTTCATTGCTCAAACGAAATTAACCAAGCAACgaatagaaaaataaagtaattaaaaattatgttttatttaaatatcttattgtaaaatatatttttaaataagttaccctcaattttatataaatctttaaaatatgtttatatcatataaataagttaaatttgattcttataaaaattgacatacatatttttatcttattttggtatttaattatcataaattaaatccTTAAATAAGTTTATAGGGTAGATCAAACTTTTATGTAAGTCAAATTTAGaccatttaaaatatatttgacaaGTGCAATGTACTTTTAACCTAAACCTAGAGAGATTAAGTCTAAAAAAACTTAGATCAATTCAACCTATTTTTATCCCGActtgtattcctcaattgtaaAAGTTTTATTGACCTTTCTTTGTAAATAGATAGAGAAATAGAGTATCCCTTCCCTTGTACTCCCTTCATAATGTTATCTTtacttatattaaataaataaataaaaaattacacccAAAACACAGAGTACCTACGGCTAACCTATACACTTTTTAAGACTCAAATCTTGGCATGAACTAAACCTACACATCGTTCTAAACCATGCATACGCAGCCTAAGCCTATCCACGGTTGAAAAATGCATAACAATCATTGGTCCAGTCTTAAAATTGGCTAGTATTTAAGctaaaactgaaaataaataatatatggacTTCAAATAAAATACCTTACGTCAGGAAATATGTCCCTACgtgttagatttcatcttaaaaccaattgaccTTAAGTGAAGTTGCTCAACAGATATATAAGCTGTACTCTTTCCAATACACCCCCTTCACACCCAGCACTTATTGGGCTTGGTACGTGAACCACAAATGGTGGGTGCTCGTCGCAGCGGAAGCGAATGTGAGGTCCCAGGGtctgctctgataccagagaGGAGGGTGGTGACTTGACGTTTCCAAGCCCGGTAATTAGCACGAGACAATTTAAAAGTGATGGAAGCATTAAGGAGGAGAGATGATTTGGAAGAGGTGGGGTTAGTGGTGGCCATGGCGGCTGATTCGAGGGAGGATCGAGGTGCTGTTAAGCTAAGAAAAGTCTGATACCAcgtagatttcatcttaaaaccaattggccTTAAGTGAAGTTGTCCAACAAGTCTATAAGCTGCACTCCTCCCAATACTACGAAATTTTGACATCCACAATATATATAGATTATGTAGGAtgggtaattttatttcaaattattaaaattggtgtagaatttaaattattcttagaaatttaaaatgaaataatataagtaacaatttattattttaaatataaaataagtattaaaagagaaagaactattaaaaaaaaataaagtggttGATAGGATGAAGATACATATACAAAACTTGTTATggctttaattagtttttaaaaaaattgaactcatATAAGTCATgtatgatttataattaatttttctacaAATTTAATATCAAAATCATTATAGTCGTAACAGCAAAAGTTACGACCTtggtattaaattaataaacaaaagtaattataaattatacattCTCTATATGACTTTTAaggcatattttttatataaaaaaaaaatagtagatgacagttccaatttttttattttattatttaaaatgcaCGTAAAAGTAAAGTTGTTGATCTTATCAAtaacttcatttattttttaatttttctattttcctatgcttatttatatttaaaataaaaagtcacaCTCTTgaagaaaaatgatgaattttaaatataacttacTTATGACATCAAAATATAAGTAACGACTTATATTTTGAGAATTAATTCTAATTCTACATAATTTTAGTaagtttgaaataaaattacccctttgataaaaaaaatagtctaggagttttttttttttttagattgagATTGTCGTACGAGTTCCTTTCCTATCTTTGTgacaaagattaaaataaatgacttaaaagAGTTGTCCCTAATAAGGATATAAAATTTGTAGTCTTCAGAGAAACTCCAACATGATTGAGTTAGACAACGTTCTTAGCTTTAAGAATCGAACACTTTCTTGGTTCAGCGTTGGAGCTATCCAATGTGGAGAATGTGTAAGCACCACCATCAGTAATTATTCAAGGAATGGTTTCTTCTCAATAAACAATCATTTTTCATCACCAAAGTTTAGaggggaaaaaaaattcaagaaaataaacccaggatgaaaccaaaaataagaacgaTAACAAAGTAGGAACACCAATCCTCAAGATTAGCTAAATACACTACTAGAATAATGGTTATTTACGACACACTAACTACGACGGTTGCTCGAATACGTCATTAAAGGATATGCAATGGCAGTGTTGTAATATTCACAAATGTATACCATAACGGTTTTTGAATAATCCACTTCAAATGGTGAGTTTAACGATGTTTATTCGAAAAACCAAAAACCATCTTTGAACAGGGAGTACAACGACGGGTTGAGAAAAACCGATGTAGTTGTATTGTTAGTACAAAGACGATTTTTATATAAGACCGTCTTTGAATAATGTTACTTATTCTCACCACTATTCCCGAATTCACTAACCTAGCTTCCTCTCAGTCGCCTTCTCTGCTTTCATTCATCGTTGTCCAAGTTGTGGATTCCCTCAAAGGTTAGAATTGAATGACTCCCTCAAAGCCCCCTTAGTTTTCTGTTTCTCTTCGACTTTCTCTGTCCCTCCTAGAAATTTTTGCTTAAAAGTGTGTTTGCCTTTGTGTTTACAGTTGTGACCCTCAAACCCATCCGCCCTTTCTCACTCAAGTTTTCACTGGGCCCTCTCTCTCTTGAAGCTCTGCGAAGCAACGTTGGAGCAGTTCATCTGTCAAGTGTCTCCATCAAAGGTGTCTGTGTAGGTAAGAACCCTTGTCTGTGAAGTGTTTGTTTTCCTTCGATGTGGGTACTATGGTTGAATCCATGGCCCTTTTGATTGGGTTGTGTGTGGCTAGGTCTATCGCTTCTCAAATAGAATATCCTCTGGGCTAATGAGATAAATATCACAAAGGTACAAGTGATTGGTGGGAatgtaaacataaaaaatctctTTCTCATCTTTGTTCCTTAGAACCATTGAAGAAGTGATGAACCCAAGTGCATACTCACCAACACGAGGATGCCTTATGATGGCAACTTCTTTGAAAGCATTGGAGCCTTGATCAgtcaaataactaaaaaaattagagtttGCTAATTACATGATATAAATGACAAACAAATAGATGAATATGTTAAGAAATATATCTGGTGATATTGCTGCACTTATTTGCTTAGAGGCAGCATATATATAGCTTACAAGAGGCTTTTTCTTGATGAACCATTCACCTAGGGTAAGAACTGAAGTTCCTAACCACGATGACATGAAAATTCCAACCAAAAATATGAAAGTGATGGAAGTAATAAATCCAAGACCTCTCGATTGCCtgaattagttaattataatgCATGATTATATCTCTTACAAATAGCATAAAGAGATGAAGATGTAAATTTGAGAGTTGAACTTGAAACTCAACTTTCTACAAggaaaaattttagaaaatggtGAAAATATTACACGACATTGATTTTGCAAAGATCTTTGGCCCGTCGGGTAATTTAGCTAAAGGCAAGGGCTTTTATTAGGCTGATACTGCCATGCTAGCCAACAAGTTTAGCACTCTCCATTTTTAGTTTGTTACTTTCTTATGTGTTTGCTATTTTAATGATGTATTAGGATTAGATATTATCTACTTTACTCTGGTTCATAGTGTCTGTCTGAGTGAAGAGCTTGTTGGTTGTGTCCACAAACCCCACTTGAAGGGTACCCTCACGGTGAAGAGTAGCTCTGCAAAGCGAGTGTGTGTGTGGTGGGTGTATGCTGCCACTTGGGAATTCAAGGGTTGCATATGAGACACTTTGTACATCAAGGGCAGAAAATTCTACCTTGGTAGCCTTCAACACTTTGAAATCTGAGACAGTGTTGTTAGGTGAAAATATGACTCGGAAGCCGATGAAGGTGAACAAGTTGCCATCAGGTATGGTGTTGGGAGGGACTATGAAGTCAGTGAGAATGTCTAGGTCACCAGCTCTTGATATTTGCATGATGGCAAAAACAGATATCATTAGTGTCAGAACTTTAAAGGTGGTAGAAGACATGATTGTAATTATCTATGAGTCTGAAAGTTTGAGCCTAGGAACACTTAATTGGATCAGTGTGCTTTGAATTCCATGATCTATTTATAGGGATCTCTACCCTATATGCTTGTTGCTTGTACTATAACAAGTATGGAGATTtcaaagtaagttttatttcacTCTGCAACTGTTTGTTTCTGCCATTTAGTTAGTAGCATCAAAGAGACAGGATTGTTAGACTCGTTGGCAACAAGAGCG comes from Glycine soja cultivar W05 chromosome 20, ASM419377v2, whole genome shotgun sequence and encodes:
- the LOC114403052 gene encoding L-ascorbate oxidase homolog; the protein is MAFLDVRKKIMGRVWTWTMALMLCLMAASVRSEDPYIYYTWKVTYGTIAPMGVPQQGILINGHFPGPEINSTSNNNVVINVFNNLDEPLLFTWHGVQHRKNSWQDGTLGVQCPIAPGTNYTYHFQVKDQIGTYFYYPTTGLQRAIGGFGGLRIFSRLLIPVPYADPADEYWVLIGDWFGKSHTALKQKLDSGRSIGRPVGVHINGKNGGLEPLYTMEPGKTYKYRICNVGLKDSLNFRIQGHPLKLVETEGSHVVQNNYDSLDVHVGQCYTVLVTADQEPKDYFMVASTRFTKKVLTATRVIRYSNGVGPASGGLPPAPQGWAWSINQFRSFRWNLTASAARPNPQGSYHYGQINITRTIKLVNTVSRANGKLRYGLNGVSHVDTQTPLKLAEYYGVADKVFKYNLISDSPDTAFPDLTVAPNVINATFRDFIEVIFENPGKVIQSYNLDGYSFFALAVEPGKWTPEKRKNYNLLDAISRHTIQVFPNSWAAIMLTFDNAGMWNLRSEMAENRYLGQQLYVSVLSPNRSLRDEYNLPETQLLCGIVKDMPKPPPYSS